In one window of Mercurialis annua linkage group LG4, ddMerAnnu1.2, whole genome shotgun sequence DNA:
- the LOC126677004 gene encoding ALA-interacting subunit 3-like has product MNTATSSAGSADPRRNSKRPKYSRFTQQELPACKPILTPRWVISAFMLVSIVFIPIGIASLFASQDVVEIIDRYETECIPPLNRTDKVAFIRSSADKTCTRTLRITKRMKQPIYVYYQLDNFYQNHRRYVKSRSDEQLRSRSSENETSTCKPEDIVNGTAVVPCGLIAWSLFNDTYVFSLNNTQLPVNKREISWKSDRDHKFGKDVFPKNFQNGELKGGATLNDTIPLSQQEDLIVWMRTAALPTFRKLYGKIERDLQPNDVILVTLQNRYNTYSFNGKKKLVLSTTSWLGGKNDFLGIAYITVGGICFFLAMCFTVVYLIKPRRLGDPSYLSWNRTPGGR; this is encoded by the exons ATGAATACAGCGACCTCTAGTGCAGGATCCGCCGATCCCAGAAGAAATTCGAAGCGCCCCAAAT ATTCTAGGTTTACCCAGCAAGAACTGCCCGCCTGCAAGCCAATTCTGACTCCCCGATGGGTAATTTCTGCCTTCATGCTGGTCAGCATCGTCTTCATTCCCATCGGAATCGCGTCTCTGTTTGCGTCTCAAGATGTTGTTGAAATCATCGACCGCTACGAGACGGAGTGTATTCCTCCCCTTAACCGAACCGATAAGGTTGCTTTTATTCGAAGCTCTGCTGATAAAACCTGCACCCGCACCTTGAGAATTACCAAGCGCATGAAGCAGCCTATTTATGTATACTATCAGCTCGACAACTTTTACCAGAATCATCGCAG GTACGTAAAGAGCCGAAGCGATGAGCAGTTGCGAAGCCGAAGTTCTGAGAATGAAACCAGTACCTGCAAACCCGAAGATATTGTGAATGGGACTGCAGTAGTGCCGTGTGGTCTAATAGCTTGGAGTTTGTTCAATGATACTTATGTTTTCTCCCTCAATAACACACAGTTACCAGTGAACAAGAGGGAAATTTCATGGAAGAGTGATAGGGACCACAAATTCGGCAAAGATGTCTTTCCTAAAAACTTTCAGAATGGAGAGCTCAAAGGCGGCGCCACCCTCAATGATACTATACCA TTAAGCCAGCAGGAGGACCTCATTGTTTGGATGCGAACTGCAGCTTTGCCTACATTCAGAAAGCTGTATGGAAAGATAGAGAGGGATCTCCAGCCTAATGATGTGATACTTGTAACATTGCAGAACCGGTATAATACATACAGTTTTAACGGCAAGAAGAAACTGGTGCTTTCAACTACAAGCTGGCTCGGTGGAAAGAATGACTTTCTGGGCATTGCTTATATTACTGTTGGGGGTATCTGCTTCTTTTTGGCCATGTGTTTCACCGTTGTATATCTCATCAAGCCTCG GCGTCTTGGAGATCCTTCTTATTTATCATGGAACAGAACTCCTGGGGGTCGCTGA